The Streptomyces sp. NBC_00286 nucleotide sequence AGCGGGTGGCGGGCCTGATCGCGGCCGGAAACGCGCGACGGGTCTACGGGCTGGAGTGAGCCGCCCGCACCGTGCGCAGACTGTGGGCATGACACGCAGCGACGCGACCGACCGGCTCCTGGACCGCTTCCTCACCGAACTGCGCGACCTGGCCCCCGTCGCCGTATGGGCGCACGGCTCACTCGGCGGTGGCGACTACCAGGAGGGCCGCAGCGACCTGGACCTGGTCGCGGTCCTGGACGACCCGATCACGCCGAGCACGGTGTGGCGGGTGGCGCGGCTGCATGCGCGCCTGCGCAACGAGGCGCTCGTCGCCAAGCTGCACTGCAGCTACCTGACGCCCGGCACGGCGGACGGCGCCGGGCGGCGACACCTCACCTGGGCGCACGAGGAGCTGTTCAAACGGCCGGTCACACCGGTGACCCGGCGTGAGCTGCACGCCTTCGGGCTGGTCCTGCACGGGGAGGCGCCAGCGGCCCTGCTTCCGCCCGTGCCGGACGGTGAGTTGAGCGCCTTCGTCGTACGGGACCAGCGGGACTACTGGCGGCGGGAGGTCGACCGGGTCGGCAACTGGACGCAGGACATCTGGGTGGACCTTGGACTCGTCACGTACGCCCGTGCCGCGGTCACTCTGAAGGACGGGCGGCTGATCACCAAACGGGAGGCGCTGGAGCTGCTGCCGGGACTCAGTGCCCCCGTCGAGGTCGTCGAGGACATTAGACGGCGGCGGTACGAGGGCGATGGTGCGACGCCGAGTGAGGAGTGGACCGTGCGCAGGGCCGAGCTGACCCGGGCCTATCTCGGGCCGGCGATCGACACTCTCGTACGGGCCTACGCGTGACGCACGCGCGCGTGGAGCACGTTTTCGTCTTTACGCGCGCGTGGCGACCGTTTTGTACTTACGCGCGCGTGGCGACCCGTTCCGTCGACTGCCCTGGTTCCGGAACCTCCACGACCTCGTGCCGTTCCCGCAGCGACAGCAGCACCCTAAGGGTCGCGATCCACACCAGGCAGGAGCCGAGCATGTGGGCGCCGACCAGGATCTCGGGGAGGTCCGTGAAGTACTGGACGTAGCCGATGACGCCCTGTGCGAGGAGCACCAGGAAGAGGTCACGGGTGCGGTGGCGGGGGACCTTGGGGGCGTCGACGGCCCGTAGGACGAACCACAGGGCGAAGGCCAGCGTCACCACGATCCAGGCCAGGACGGCGTGCAGCCTGGTGACGTTCTCCCAGTCCAGCGGGATGCGCTCGACCTCCCGCGAGTCACCGGCGTGCGGGCCCGCGCCCGTGACCACCGTGCCCACCGCGATCAGCAGGGCCGTGACGGCGACCAGGGCCCACACGAGCTGCTGCACCGACTTGCCGACCAGCGGGCGCGGTGCCGCGTCGCTCTCGCGGGTGCGCTGCCACATCACCAGGGCCACTGCGATCAACGCGGAGGTCAGCAGGAAGTGGGCGGCGACCGTGTACGGGTTGAGGCCGACCAGGACGACGATGCCGCCGAGCACCGCGTTGCCCATGACGATCCAGAACTGGGCCCAGCCGAGGCGGGTGAGGCCGCGCCGGTACGGCTTCGCGGAGCGGGCGGCGATGATCGCCCAGCCGACCGCCGCGCTCAGGACGTAGGTCAGCAGCCGGTTGCCGAACTCGATGTACCCGTGGATGCCCATCTCGTGCGTGTTGGTCAGCGAGTCCTCGGAGCACTTGGGCCAGGTCGGGCAGCCGAGGCCGGAGCCGGTCAGCCGTACGGCGCCGCCGGTGACCACGATGACCACCGCCATGACGAGCGCGGCGAGGGCCGCTCGCTGAACCGTCCGGGGCTTCGGGGTCCAGCGTTCGGCGATGAAGGCGAGCGGGTTGCGCACGGCCTCGACGGCGTTCGCGCGGGTCAGATTCGGCACGGGCACCATGGTAGGCGGCCGCTTGTGCACGCCTTCACGAGGGGGGAGGCGGCTGCTCCGCCCTGCTCAGGGCTACTCCCCGCTACTCCCCGCTACTCCCAGCGGAAGAAACGGGCGGCGGCAGCGAGGCCCACGACTCCCCAGGCGGCCAGGATTCCGAGGTTCCCCCAGGGCATCCCGGCGCCGTGCTGGAGCACGTCCCTCAGCCCGTCGGAGAGGGCCGAGATGGGCAGCAGGCCGAGCAGGGACTGGGCCGTGTCCGGGAACTTGTCGAGCGGTACGACGACCCCGCCGCCCACGAGCAGCAGCAGGAAGACCAGGTTCGCGGCGGCCAGCGTCGCCTCCGCCTTCAGCGTGCCCGCCATCAGCAGGCCGAGGCCCGAGAAGGCGGCCGTGCCGAGGACGAGCAGGAGCAGGACGGCGAGGGGATTGCCGTGGGGCGACCAGCCGAGGGCGAAGGCGATCACCGTCACCAGGATCACCTGGAGGCTCTCCGTGACCAGCACGGAGAGCGTCTTGGCCGCCATCAGCCCCCAGCGGGGGAGCGGTGAGGTGGCGAGCCGCTTGAGGACGCCGTACCGCCGCTCGAAGCCCGTCGCGATGGCCTGCCCCGTGAACGCCGTCGACATCACCGCGAGCGCCAGGATGCCGGGCGCCAGGAAGTCGACCGCCTCGCCCTCGCCCGTATCGACGATGTCGACCGAGCTGAACAGCACGAGCAGCAGCGTCGGGATGACGACCGTCAGCAGCAGCTGCTCGCCGTTGCGCAGCAGCATCTTCGTCTCGAGGACAGCCTGCGCCGCGATCATGCGGGTCAGCGGGGCCGCCCCCGGCTTCGGGGTGTACGTACCGGCCGTAGTCACGAACGCAGCTCCTTGCCGGTCAATTCCAAGAACACATCCTCCAGGGTGTGCCGTTCCACCGAGATCTTCTCCGGCATCACTCCGTGCTGGGCGCACCAGGAGGTGACGGTCGCGAGCAGTTGGGGGTCGACCTTGCCGCCCACCCGGTAGGCGCCCGGCGTCAGTTCGGCTGCCGTGCAGTCCGCCGGAAGGGCCTTGAGCAGGGAACCTATGTCGAGACCTGGACGGCCGCTGAAGCGGAGCGTGTTCTCGGCGCCGCCGCGGCACAGCTGCTCGGGGGAGCCCTGGGCGATGACCCGGCCGGCGTCGATGATCGCCACGTCGTCGGCGAGTTGCTCGGCCTCGTCCATGTAGTGCGTGGTGAGGATCACCGAGACGCCGTCCGCACGCAGATCGCGTACGAGGTCCCAAGTGGCCCGGCGCGCCTGCGGATCGAGTCCGGCGGTCGGCTCGTCCAGGAAGACCAGTTCGGGCCGGCCGACGACGGCCATCGCGAGCGCGAGCCGCTGCTGCTGGCCGCCGGACAGCCGCCGGTAAGTCGTACGGCCGCAACTGCCGAGGCCCAGGCGCTCGATCAGCGCGTCCACGTCCAGCGGATGCGCGTGCAGTTTGGCCACGTGGCGCAGCATCTCGTCGGCGCGGGCGCCCGAGTAGACGCCGCCGGACTGGAGCATCACGCCGATCCGGGGACGCAGGGCCGCGGCCTCGCGTACCGGGTCGAGCCCCAGTACGCGTACCGTCCCCGAGTCCGGCTTGCGGTACCCCTCGCAGGTCTCGACCGTGGTCGTCTTGCCCGCCCCGTTGGGACCCAGTACGGCGGTGATCCCCGTCCCGGCCACCAGGTCGAGGCCGTCCACCGCGGTCTTCGTGCGGTACCGCTTCACCAGGGCCTGGACCTGGACGACGGGGTCGCTTCGCATGGTCCCGAGTCTAGGTACGCGGCCGGCGTCCGGATCGGGCGGGTTGGTGAACCCCCTGAGAACCCCTGCGATCCCCTCCGCCGGGCTCTTCCGCTCGGTGTGACACGGCACTCCTGACACCGTGCACTTTGGGCTGTTCGGGTGAATCGTATCTAACTGCCATATAGCGATCTTTTGACGGTGCTTCAGTTGTCATGGTCCGCCCAGGGCGGGAGCGGACGTCTTCTCCCTTCCGCAGAAAGGCAGTTGACACATGATCAGAAGCACCTCGTGCTCACGGCTGAGAGCCGCCGCCGGCCTCCTCGCCTTCGGGATGCTGTGCGCAGCCCTCGTCGTGCTCCCCGGCTCATCGCCCGCGAGTGCTCAGCCCGTCGGCCCGGCACTGTTCGACGACTTCAACTACACCGGCTACACCGACCCGCGGATCTCCCAGCACGGCTGGACCCTCAGGTCCGGCCAGGGCGGCCCCGGCGTGCCAGGCGCCACGTGGCGGCCGCAGAACTTCACGTTCGGCACCGAGTCCGGTAACTCGATCATGACGATGCGATCGGGCACCAGCGGGACCGCGAGCACCACCCAGCACACCGAGATCTACCACCAGCGCAAGTTCCACTACGGCACGTACGCCGCGCGGGTCCGCTTCAGCGACGTACCGGTCACCGGACCGGACGGCGACCGCATGGTGCAGACGTTCTTCACCATCTCGCCGCTGAACTTTCCGTTGGATCCGGCCTACAGCGAACTCGACTTCGAGTACCTGCCGAACGGCGGCTGGGGCCGGCCGAGCAGTGCGCTGCTCGCTTCCTCCTGGGAGACGTACTCGGAGACTCCGCCTGCGGAGGTGCACACGACCACCGAGGAGCGGGCCAGTTTCGCCGGGTGGCACAACCTGGTCATCACGGTCGACACCGAGGCGGTCACCTACTACCTCGACGGCCGGCTCTTCGCCCGGCACACCGAGCCGTATCTGCCCGAGTCGTCGATGAGCATCCGCTTCAACCAATGGCTGATCAACCTGACGGGGATCAGCAGCCGGAAGACACGCATGTACGAGGAGAAGGTCGACTACGTGTACTTCGCCAAGGAACAGATCCTCACCCCGGCCGAGGTGACGGCCGCCGTCACCGACTACCGGACGCGGGGGGTGACCTTCGAGGACACCGTTTTCTGAGGTGTTCGCGTACGGCGGGGCGGCTCAGGTCGGAGGGGCCGCCCCGTTCGCGTCGGCGATCGGCAGCAGGGCGGTGAAGGTGGTGCCGTGTCCCTCCTCGGAGCTGACGTGGATCTCGCCGCCGTGGTTCGTCACGATCGTGTGGACGATCGTCAGGCCGAGGCCCGTGCCAGGAATGGCCGCGTCGGTGGCGTTCGAGGCGCGGAAGAACCGCTGGAAGAGCTTCTCCTGTTCGTCGGCGGGGACGCC carries:
- a CDS encoding nucleotidyltransferase domain-containing protein, whose translation is MTRSDATDRLLDRFLTELRDLAPVAVWAHGSLGGGDYQEGRSDLDLVAVLDDPITPSTVWRVARLHARLRNEALVAKLHCSYLTPGTADGAGRRHLTWAHEELFKRPVTPVTRRELHAFGLVLHGEAPAALLPPVPDGELSAFVVRDQRDYWRREVDRVGNWTQDIWVDLGLVTYARAAVTLKDGRLITKREALELLPGLSAPVEVVEDIRRRRYEGDGATPSEEWTVRRAELTRAYLGPAIDTLVRAYA
- a CDS encoding COX15/CtaA family protein; translation: MVPVPNLTRANAVEAVRNPLAFIAERWTPKPRTVQRAALAALVMAVVIVVTGGAVRLTGSGLGCPTWPKCSEDSLTNTHEMGIHGYIEFGNRLLTYVLSAAVGWAIIAARSAKPYRRGLTRLGWAQFWIVMGNAVLGGIVVLVGLNPYTVAAHFLLTSALIAVALVMWQRTRESDAAPRPLVGKSVQQLVWALVAVTALLIAVGTVVTGAGPHAGDSREVERIPLDWENVTRLHAVLAWIVVTLAFALWFVLRAVDAPKVPRHRTRDLFLVLLAQGVIGYVQYFTDLPEILVGAHMLGSCLVWIATLRVLLSLRERHEVVEVPEPGQSTERVATRA
- a CDS encoding ABC transporter permease, which encodes MIAAQAVLETKMLLRNGEQLLLTVVIPTLLLVLFSSVDIVDTGEGEAVDFLAPGILALAVMSTAFTGQAIATGFERRYGVLKRLATSPLPRWGLMAAKTLSVLVTESLQVILVTVIAFALGWSPHGNPLAVLLLLVLGTAAFSGLGLLMAGTLKAEATLAAANLVFLLLLVGGGVVVPLDKFPDTAQSLLGLLPISALSDGLRDVLQHGAGMPWGNLGILAAWGVVGLAAAARFFRWE
- a CDS encoding ABC transporter ATP-binding protein, with amino-acid sequence MRSDPVVQVQALVKRYRTKTAVDGLDLVAGTGITAVLGPNGAGKTTTVETCEGYRKPDSGTVRVLGLDPVREAAALRPRIGVMLQSGGVYSGARADEMLRHVAKLHAHPLDVDALIERLGLGSCGRTTYRRLSGGQQQRLALAMAVVGRPELVFLDEPTAGLDPQARRATWDLVRDLRADGVSVILTTHYMDEAEQLADDVAIIDAGRVIAQGSPEQLCRGGAENTLRFSGRPGLDIGSLLKALPADCTAAELTPGAYRVGGKVDPQLLATVTSWCAQHGVMPEKISVERHTLEDVFLELTGKELRS
- a CDS encoding glycoside hydrolase family 16 protein, whose product is MIRSTSCSRLRAAAGLLAFGMLCAALVVLPGSSPASAQPVGPALFDDFNYTGYTDPRISQHGWTLRSGQGGPGVPGATWRPQNFTFGTESGNSIMTMRSGTSGTASTTQHTEIYHQRKFHYGTYAARVRFSDVPVTGPDGDRMVQTFFTISPLNFPLDPAYSELDFEYLPNGGWGRPSSALLASSWETYSETPPAEVHTTTEERASFAGWHNLVITVDTEAVTYYLDGRLFARHTEPYLPESSMSIRFNQWLINLTGISSRKTRMYEEKVDYVYFAKEQILTPAEVTAAVTDYRTRGVTFEDTVF